A genomic stretch from Corynebacterium kutscheri includes:
- a CDS encoding PH domain-containing protein, with protein MVENQPPRLSEEEIQRYVAADPARTTTQGWEIEITSRRLKMWSYIAAGIILGLHIFLAVVVAIGDTGTTVTLVDQWGYFLVGLILATGTFIALRRPRIRANSDGVEVRNFFDARFYPWTVVYGLNFPEGTRFARLELPDFEYVPTWALQSADGIHAIHALEKFRDLEAHYMPED; from the coding sequence ATGGTTGAAAATCAGCCCCCACGGCTTTCTGAGGAAGAAATACAACGTTACGTTGCTGCTGATCCCGCTCGCACAACCACTCAAGGATGGGAGATAGAAATAACCTCCCGTAGGTTAAAGATGTGGTCTTATATCGCAGCTGGGATTATTCTTGGGCTACATATATTTTTGGCGGTTGTTGTTGCTATTGGCGATACTGGTACAACTGTCACCTTAGTCGACCAGTGGGGCTATTTTCTGGTTGGACTTATCTTAGCAACGGGCACTTTTATTGCTTTGCGTAGACCACGGATACGCGCTAACTCTGATGGGGTAGAAGTACGCAATTTTTTTGATGCGCGTTTTTATCCCTGGACAGTCGTTTATGGGCTTAATTTCCCAGAGGGTACTCGTTTTGCCCGCTTAGAGTTACCTGACTTTGAATATGTTCCAACCTGGGCGTTACAGTCTGCTGATGGGATTCATGCCATACATGCTTTAGAAAAATTCCGCGATCTTGAAGCCCACTACATGCCTGAGGATTAA
- the ribH gene encoding 6,7-dimethyl-8-ribityllumazine synthase, which translates to MSKEGLPTIGALDARGLQVAVVSATWNKEICDQLHLRAQETAQEYGAHVADFRVVGALELPVVVQKLAQHYDAVVATGCVIRGGTPHFEYVCDSVTAGLTRVALDESTAIGNGVLTTNTEAEARQRAGFADSIEDKGSEAMTAALHTALVLRSIANTGREKE; encoded by the coding sequence ATGAGCAAAGAAGGATTGCCAACTATTGGTGCACTTGATGCCCGAGGGTTGCAGGTAGCAGTTGTTTCTGCCACGTGGAATAAAGAAATCTGCGATCAATTACACCTACGAGCCCAAGAAACTGCGCAAGAATATGGTGCACACGTAGCTGATTTTCGAGTTGTTGGTGCTCTGGAATTGCCTGTTGTAGTGCAAAAACTTGCGCAACACTATGATGCTGTGGTGGCCACCGGCTGCGTGATACGAGGCGGAACCCCTCATTTTGAATATGTGTGTGATTCAGTAACTGCTGGGTTAACTCGGGTTGCGCTTGATGAATCTACTGCCATCGGTAACGGTGTACTGACTACTAATACTGAAGCAGAAGCACGACAGCGAGCTGGTTTCGCAGATTCGATAGAAGATAAGGGCAGCGAGGCCATGACAGCTGCCTTACATACTGCACTTGTACTACGTAGTATCGCTAATACGGGTAGGGAAAAAGAGTAA